The following is a genomic window from Strix aluco isolate bStrAlu1 chromosome 3, bStrAlu1.hap1, whole genome shotgun sequence.
ACACTGTTATAATGCTCATACAGCATCCTGCTCTCCCTTACCTGCTTAATTACAAATCATTGATATTAGCATGTTCTTTGGACATTCTCCTGGTTTCCAGCAGAGATTCTGTCTTGTTGCAGGGCCTGGTACACTAGGAAGACCATTTGTTTACGAACTCTTGGAATTTTTATGTTGTGTGCCTTTTCTATGTGCTAGTCTCATCTGCATCGTGGAGGCAATAccttggggggtgtgtgtgtgtgttttggtgggGGCAAGGGGAGAGAGAGGTGAGGATAACTTCCTAAATAAAATAACACGGGGATAAAGTTGGACATAGAGAAGCAGTAGCTTTTTCATGTTCTTGTGAGAGATGCTGGTTTCATCTAGTCATAGAGGGGATGTAACACTGCTAAAATTACTTCAGTGGTTGCTGAGTAGTCCTTTGGATGACCATTGTCCTTTATCTGTCTGACTGAAGCGGCATTCCCACTTGCCCTGTCTAGGTGTGCCAGTAAGGAGTGGGCTCGCAAGGGCTAACTTTAGCTGCAGAGTTTAATCATGTAAGGGTCCTCCTATCATCAGTGCATGGGTTGAATCGTGCAGAAACACTTGAAAGCTTCTCCATTAAGTTTATCTTCGTGTTCTAAAGACGTTTTCCTGCCCTCCTTTAACTGTTGAGGGGGATTAGAGTCAGTAGGCTAAAATCAAACTCTAATATCTTCTTCAGTGAGGTTTGCATTGTGTGCACATTGTTAGTAGAATTCTCTCTTTTAACACTGTGTTATAAAATGATTAGAAATCATTTAGATGATTCTCTTTATCTCCATGTTACCTGTGGATCAAACATGTTAAGGATAGCTCAAGTCAGCTGGATTGCTGTGCCCCAGGTTTTAGGAGTAATGAACTACCTTTTGCAGATACCTTCTTAAATCTTCCTTTCTTAAGGAAGACTTTCAGCTGTTAAGAGCTGTGCACTTTTCTCTAACAGGCATCGAAGAAGAAGGTGTATATGCTATATAACCTGCAGCCTGACCGGTCAGTGACTGGTGGGGCTTGGTACAGTGACCAAGACTTTGAGTCTGAATTTGTGGAGGTGTTAAATCAACAGTGTTTTAAATTTCTACAGAGTAAGGTGAGTGTCGCTACTAAAGTCACCTTCCATTTGTCTTGtgcaagtaattattttctttataaaaccaGTGACAGGCAAGGCTTAAGTTTTCCGTAAGTGTTGGCCATTGTTATAACTGGGTCAGCAAATCTGTACTGGCTTGTGTTTGTCACTGCAAGTGTGATGATGTTGCATTTTAATAATGCATATTTTCACACACTATACAGGGATTGAAGCCTTCTGTCTCCAAGGTCCAATGACGAGCTAGGCAGAGGACCAAAAAACCTAGCAAAATTCACTGCTTTTCCTGCAGAGCTCCTAATTTCTGAGAGGATGGAAGGCACTAGTCAGTCAGCTCTCCCTAGAATACAATTTTCTCTAGTATAACTGCAGAAGGCTGCTCTCCATTAAATAAGTCCTATGCAGATTGCAGCATTTCTTTATTccatcaaaatgtattttaactgaCACTAGGTACAGCAGAAACTTCTTTTGTGTCAAAAAAACCACCAGATGCTCATATTCCATCATATTAATCTAAATAATTGTGTAAATTTTATGTCATATTTAGTGTAAAATGATGTTTGGTTGTACACTGCATTGTCTCACATGCATCGGTCTTAAGGACATAGCTGTAAATGCTAAATAAAAAACATGTCCCAGAAATGATTTGGAAATCAACTTTTATATTTCAGTCTGCCTCAAACTGAACCACGAAAGAGGCTCTTGGCAGTGAGTACTGACTATAGctcatctttgctttttctcAGGCAGAAGCAGCTCGAGAGAGCAAACAGAACCCCATGATACAGAGGAACAGCTCATTTGCCTCATCCCATGAGGTGTGGAAATATATCTGTGAACTGGGTATCAGTAAGGTCAGAACAGATTCATTTTACTATTCTCAAAATTCTCAGTGCACGACTAGCTGCAGGAGTTGGGTCCTGCAAATTTGGTGAGGGTCCAATGAGTGCTTCAGTAACTGTGGGGCACTATATTGGAAGTGGGCTCTGCTGCTTTATTGCTTTTTGAGGAGGGTCATTAGTGCTGCGTGGGATTCCAGGATAGTTTGTACATGTGGGTTTTCAGAATGTATAAAAGAGCTAACATTCACATCCTTGTTGATGGAAATTGGAGTAAGTTGTCCTTTAACAATCTCAACTGGTTTATATTTCATAATTACTCTCAAGTTTTCCCATGCACTTCAAGCAGTTTTAGGGGAGAGAAAAACCCTGCAATTATTGGTCACCATCAATGGGTATATCTTCAGCAgtcttgtctttttcttctttcatgatCATTTTCCTGTAAAACTGGAAATGTATCATGCTAGGATGATGTAGACGCTTGAGGTTCATAGGAAAGTTCTTTTTGATAAGCCAAGGCTAGTATAAACTAAAAACGCTTGGGAGGTAGGAGGTATtggcatttgcttttctttttgtatctgcACAACCCCATAAAGTGCCCAGTGTGAGTGGCGCCTTTATCTGGGCCAGGTTAGAACTCTTAAGGCTTTGGTATTCATGGTGTTTGTTCGTTTCCTCCTTGCAGGACTTACTGGCATGCGTCTTtcctaatatttattttataaatcatTTCTTAGGTAGAGTTGTCAATGGAAGACATTGAAACCATTTTAAATACACTAATATATGATGGGAAAGTGGAGATGACTATTATTGCTGCAAAGGAAGGGACGGTAGGCAGTGTGGATGGACAGATGAAGTTGTACAGAGCTGTTAGTCCTCTCATACAACCCACTGGATTAGTCAGGACACCCTGTGGACTCTGCCCTGTAAGTAACCACTTCTGTATATGAATAGGTGGTGGGTGCATGCAGATTTTGAATACAATCCTGCAAACATCCAGCCAGCACGTTGCAAGGTTATGCCAGTGAGTGATCCTCGTGGCTTTCTGCTACGCTTACGAGTGTTACCCGTGATGCCTTAGCTGTGGTGTAAGAGGCAGGTGCTTCAGTTTAGCCCAGGATGTTTACCACTTACATCCTGTCTCTTCACTGGACTGTGTGTGAAAGGGTGCTGTCAAAAGTGGTCCATTCCAAATTATATTACTATATTTTCTGATTCCAAGTTTGCctgtttatgttttttaataagCTAACTTATATTTCTGTCTAACTTTGGCCTCTCCTGCTTGGATTGTAAACTGGTATGTAGGTAAAACTTGCCAGTGTGCGTCGTTTACTATAGTGGggtctgttttgctttgttgtgtTTATATTACTCCTCCTCAGAGCTGGCATTGGACTTCCTAGATGTTGGCCTGTGTTAGACTACTGCTTTTCTactggggaaggagcagaaaaCATGTGAGCATGTTACTTCCAGTTATCTTGTGCTTGCTGTATATAATTACTGACACACGGCTTTCTTTTGCAGGTTTTTGATGATTGCCATGAAGGTGGTGAGATTTCTCCATCCAACTGTATTTATATGACAGAGTGGCTGGAGTTTTAAAATGAACGAAAACTGTAAACTGGATTCATGCTTCACAGCCAAGGTGACAAAGCAGCAACTTCAGGACATGGAGtgactttgtttttaatgaaacataaagcagcaacaacagcagttGTGTGAGCAGTCCCATGAGTGGACTGGAAATTGAGTCAGCGCTGAAGATCAAGGCTGAAGTGGAAATGTAGATCCACTCTTGTACCAAAAATTGGTTGTGTGACTTGAAAAGTGCCATAGAACAGCTGTGTTGTGATGCATGGCTTCCAAGGATTGTGTTGAGTACTCCACAGATGCTCATTCTGAATGAGAGAAAATAACTCATTAGCTGATCAGAAAGACTTGCTAATGAGTGTTGCCAAGAATGAGATTCCAAACTTTGCTTTCAGACTAATGCTACTGGTGGGTGCTTAAGTCCTAAAGCTGACACTTTCCTCCTGCGATAGCTACCATCTAATTGAAGACAGAATCTGATGTGGGAAAGATCCTAAATATGTCAAACAGAACTCACTGATTGTTTATTATATTTCTTACCTGCTAATTTATCATTAAACCCCTGATTTTTCTCAGGTACATCTGTGCTTCATTTCCTCCATTGCTGCCATTGCCTGGTGATGCATCTGTTGTATTTATTCCTTCATCTGACAGCTACAAGATCATCATCAAATCTGTGTTGGTGTGTTCTGGCAGCTGCATCACATACATATGTCAGCTGAAATGTTGAGTAGAAGTATTCTGGGAAGATGTGTTTtccagaagagaaagaagagttcTTCTGGCCTGATGGTAGAGGGAGATTTTTTATAGATTATCTGAATACCCTCAGGGTTAACAAAGATGCCAGTAACACTTGTTTGTACATAAATATGCCCTCTGGTCTTGATTTGTGATCTGAGAAAGGCATGATACTGGTACATCATCAAAAAGCACAGTCTTCCTGTGATGCGGAGCCAATTTGTGTTTCTCTTAATTGTGACCtctctggctccttctctctgtgACTCTGGACTGATCAACTGGCAGTAACTTACAGACTGTGGTGTTGTCATGAGCCTCGTGCCCAGGGTATGCCGGGTCATGGACCTCTTGAGAGAGCTGTGTCTAGTTTCCTCTGGCTATCACTGTCCATCTGGCAGTATTAGAGGGGTGATACTGCCTTTGGAAAATGCAGGTTCAAATCCTGTCTGGGAAGTAAACAGATTTTTGTACCAACTGCGTTATGCTAATTAGTTACTGCTCCTCTTCCCTAACCTATTATCAAGCAACCTCCATGGGGGCAAAAAAGTCTGCTGCTTTTTCATAAATGAGACTATTGTGTGTGTATAGTACAGCCAGCTCTTCCACCATCCAGCATAACAGAGGGCTGGAATGACATGCTAGCAGGCAGGGCAGCATAGACACATGAACTGTGCAGAGACAGTCTGGTCCCAGTACAACTTGCTACCTGTGGCTTAATCTTGTTGTGTCCAGCCTGGCTCTCTACACAACTACTCAGTATCTTCGTGACAGCCTTCCAGCACTGGGAAACAACTAGAGGGTCAAGCTCAACATGGGGACCTGTTGCTTCTAGCTATTTTCAAAATTCCCTGTCTGAAAATAAGCCCACCTGGACACTTGTGGGAGGGCAGTGGTCAAGAACCTCTACAACTGAGTTATCAGCATGCCAGGTAATCTGACTGTTGAGTAGTAAACAGTGGGCTAACATGGAGAGATTTTTGGAAGACAGTTTACCTAATAAGGGTAGGGGAGTTTACATCAGCTATTTCAATATTGCCTGGGAGTTTGCACCTTCTAAAACCAGTCTGCATCACATCTAAAAGTGTTCAAATCTTGCTCGATTCCCATTTACCTACTTACAGCATGGGCTGTGGACAGAAGGACAGGTGGTAAGTGCTGTACAAAGGATAAAACTCCATATGGCTCCTGTCCCATACAGGGAGGATATAGATACAGAGGCGAAGGCTCCTTGTTTGGGAGCAGCTAGGCATGCTGTCTCCAACTGGAGCAAACAACTCTGATAAGCTTGCATGTCCATGGAAGGAGTTTGATTGTATTAGCTAGCGtgagcacccacagctggctcgcTCTTTTGTTGCAGCGATGCCTATCTACAGAGGCAGAAGAGCTCTTGCACAAGAGATGTGGGGGTGAAATGATCATGTTTGTTCCTTCTCTGCCCCCTTTAACCACACTGAAGCCTGAGGAAAACGCTGCTCGCTTCACTGAAGGGAGCCCTTAACCTCAGCTTCAGCCCTCCCCTATGTGGCCAGAGGTAATTTCATTGAGGTGTGGGGCTGGGGTTGCCTTTGTCTTCCTGTGTTCAAAGAGGATCCAAGACAATGGGGTCCTGaatcctgctgctgcagagataaCACCTTGTTTGTGCTGTACTGCAGCTAGAAGATAGCTTTCAGGGAAACAACACATCTTTATCATGCAGGTATGTCACTTTATGCACTATAACCATATTCACTGGTTATaagaaaaaggagagcttgtgAACAGCTTTAGGAAGCAGAGAACTGGTTTGTTAAGCTCTTTAAATTCTGGCTCAGTTGTATCGGGTTTATCTGGTTTAGATGACCTTTGTGGTCTCTGAAGCTTCTTAGTGTTGCAGCTGTAACAAGACTtctcacatttggaaaaaaacatgccTATAGAGCAAAGTAAAGCAATTTCACTTTCCTATCTGTAAAATAGGAATCTATCTGATCTATTTCTAAATGAATTAGAGGAATGATCTTTCTGTCACTCTGGTTCTTCATGAATATGATCTCTGGCTAATCTATCagcctgtatttctttttaaaaaagggagtAAATGCTGAAAGGTAACATTAAtagtcttgtcttttttttccttcctgagttTCTTCAGTCTTCTACCTGGCAAAGCTGTCCCTTTTGCAAACTGGGATGAAATATAACTACTAGTTCCAGTACTGAATATGAAAACACTTATGTGTAGAAAGCTGAGAGCTAAAGTTAACCCTCAAGTTAACCACTTGGAAGCATGATCCGGATCCGCTCACTTCTTTATGCACGCTTCATACAAGAGGTCACAGTTCAGCTGCTGCAGGACCATAAGGTACCTCCTGGGTCTGAGAGCTCAGCCCTGTTTTCAAGAGCCCTGGGGTGCGCAGACCCTGCTGCGAACCTAGCAGGCTGTTCTGAGCGCTTTCCTCACTAGTGGTAACCAATTGTCCAAAGGCGAGGTGGGGGGTGGTCACACCCAAATGCCGTTTTCACATGGAATCGAGTGCAAGATTTTCTAAGAGAAACATTAACTACTGTACCAGGCTATATTGTGAACTGAGAGAGAGTACAGCTAGCAGGTACTGTTTGACATGTCTAGCCTTTACAGTCCAAAGTTTAAAACATTAACATTAATGGCAAACTTGAAGCTTTGATAGTGAAAACATTTACCCCGTGGCTGAGTGGCTGTTCGGTTTTTCCTAGTTTTGTTACTCTGATTATAACTTCAGCTCCTGTTGGAGGTGTTAAGCGTAATGGTTGTTCAGCTGGTGCTGTTCGAGTGCCATCTTCTGTCTCGTCCTGGTA
Proteins encoded in this region:
- the POLR3F gene encoding DNA-directed RNA polymerase III subunit RPC6 isoform X1 → MAEVKVKPEVPDPMDIENRIIELCHQFPHGITDQVIQNDMPHMEAQQRAMAINRLLSMGQLDLLRSNAGLLYRIKESQNASKMKGSDNQEKLVYQIIEDAGNKGIWSRDIRYKSNLPLTEINKILKNLESKKLIKAVKSVAASKKKVYMLYNLQPDRSVTGGAWYSDQDFESEFVEVLNQQCFKFLQSKAEAARESKQNPMIQRNSSFASSHEVWKYICELGISKVELSMEDIETILNTLIYDGKVEMTIIAAKEGTVGSVDGQMKLYRAVSPLIQPTGLVRTPCGLCPVFDDCHEGGEISPSNCIYMTEWLEF
- the POLR3F gene encoding DNA-directed RNA polymerase III subunit RPC6 isoform X2, with amino-acid sequence MICLTWKPSSEPWRSTDCSRWANWTFSGAMQVSYIESKSLKMQGIWSRDIRYKSNLPLTEINKILKNLESKKLIKAVKSVAASKKKVYMLYNLQPDRSVTGGAWYSDQDFESEFVEVLNQQCFKFLQSKAEAARESKQNPMIQRNSSFASSHEVWKYICELGISKVELSMEDIETILNTLIYDGKVEMTIIAAKEGTVGSVDGQMKLYRAVSPLIQPTGLVRTPCGLCPVFDDCHEGGEISPSNCIYMTEWLEF